From Nitrospira sp. SG-bin1, the proteins below share one genomic window:
- a CDS encoding organic solvent tolerance ABC transporter substrate-binding protein: MRAFKNARSGRRGGRVWFTGFIMVICIGVTLPGYAGPPTDSMKATIDEVLRIVREKELKQPERAEERRHLLERVVAARFDYTEMSRRALGAPWNQLTDQQKDEFVDLFRRLLTNSYADKIETYSGEGVQYLNERTEKEYAEVRTKVLSGKTEIPLDYRLINKTDEWRVYDVVVDGVSLVNNYRGQFTKILRASSYSDLVDQLRKKSDKLKAP, translated from the coding sequence ATGAGGGCGTTCAAGAATGCTCGCAGCGGACGAAGAGGTGGTCGCGTGTGGTTCACGGGATTCATCATGGTCATCTGTATCGGAGTGACGCTGCCCGGGTACGCGGGGCCGCCCACCGACTCCATGAAGGCCACGATCGACGAAGTGCTCCGCATCGTGAGGGAGAAGGAGCTCAAGCAACCGGAGAGAGCCGAGGAACGAAGACACCTTTTGGAACGGGTGGTGGCGGCCCGATTTGACTATACGGAAATGTCCCGTCGAGCTTTGGGCGCTCCCTGGAACCAGCTGACCGATCAGCAGAAAGATGAATTTGTCGATCTTTTTCGGAGGCTGCTGACGAACTCATACGCGGACAAAATTGAAACCTATTCCGGTGAGGGCGTGCAGTACCTGAATGAACGAACGGAAAAGGAATATGCTGAAGTTAGGACCAAAGTGCTCTCCGGAAAGACAGAGATCCCGCTGGATTATCGCCTGATCAACAAGACGGACGAGTGGCGAGTCTACGACGTTGTCGTGGACGGAGTCAGCCTGGTGAACAACTATCGCGGGCAGTTTACGAAGATTCTTCGTGCCTCCTCCTATTCGGATCTCGTCGATCAACTCCGCAAGAAATCCGACAAACTCAAGGCGCCATAA
- a CDS encoding outer membrane lipid asymmetry maintenance protein MlaD — MDKSRLELIVGAFVLIGIVCLGYLSIKLGKLELIGGDVYEVDALFNSATGLKAGASVEVAGVEVGRVKTISLKEDRAMVRLAVQSGTKLYSDTIASIKTRGIIGEKYLALSPGGGGDALKPGDTIRDTESGLDLEELVSQYVHGKVN, encoded by the coding sequence ATGGACAAAAGCCGGCTGGAGCTGATCGTCGGTGCATTCGTGTTGATCGGGATCGTTTGCTTGGGCTATCTTTCGATCAAACTCGGCAAGTTGGAACTGATCGGCGGGGACGTCTATGAAGTCGATGCTCTGTTCAATTCAGCCACCGGGCTGAAAGCCGGGGCTTCCGTGGAAGTCGCCGGTGTCGAGGTGGGGCGAGTCAAGACGATCAGCTTGAAAGAGGACCGGGCGATGGTGAGACTGGCGGTCCAGAGCGGGACGAAGCTCTATTCCGATACCATCGCCTCGATCAAGACGAGAGGCATCATCGGCGAAAAATACCTGGCCCTCTCGCCGGGTGGTGGGGGAGACGCTCTGAAACCGGGGGATACCATTCGCGACACGGAATCGGGGCTGGACTTGGAGGAGTTGGTGAGTCAATACGTTCATGGTAAGGTCAATTAG
- a CDS encoding 1-deoxy-D-xylulose-5-phosphate synthase (catalyzes the formation of 1-deoxy-D-xylulose 5-phosphate from pyruvate and D-glyceraldehyde 3-phosphate) produces the protein MSILKTIHSPADLKRLSPDRFPALCQEIREQIIGTVANVGGHLASNLGVVELTVALQYLLDTPTDKIVWDTSNQSYTHKLLTGRREQFHTLRQYGGLSGFCKREESAYDAFNAGHAGTGVSAAFGMVEARDQLKQKHKVVCVVGDGAMTAGMTLEALHHAGGLGKDFLVILNDNQMSISKNVGAISAYLSRTITGEFYGKMREETGQLLGKIPHIGSDMQKLARRAEELAKGVILPGLLFEELGFQYSGPIDGHNFEHLLPTLENVLRMKGPVLLHIITKKGLGYEPAMKNPVWFHACPPFVRETGAPAKKAARPSYTTIAMDTLVKLAREDKRVVAITAAMCEGTGLTAFEKEFPDRLYDVGIAEQHAVTFAAGLAAQGLKPVVAMYATFLQRAYDQVVHDVATQNLPVAFCIDRGGLVAEDGTTHHGAFDYAYLRHVPNMVVMAPKDENELQHMMKTCLDFNGPISVRYPRGISLGVKMDSTPHAVPVGKGELLKDGTDVAIIAIGVSVWQAVEAAERLGKEGVSTAVVNGRFVKPLDHDLIVDVAKRVRYIVTVEEGCKIGGFGSAVLETLSESGVTDVKTKILGLPDWYIEQGPQDLLRERYGLTAEGIYQSVKELLGKTPSVQSQFIGATLTDHLPHGDEQGS, from the coding sequence ATGTCCATATTGAAGACGATCCATAGTCCCGCTGATCTGAAGCGGTTGTCTCCGGACCGGTTCCCGGCATTGTGTCAGGAAATTCGCGAGCAGATCATCGGAACGGTCGCGAATGTCGGCGGGCACTTAGCTTCGAATTTGGGGGTGGTCGAGCTCACGGTCGCGTTGCAGTATCTTCTTGATACACCGACCGACAAAATCGTCTGGGATACCAGTAATCAGTCCTATACGCACAAACTCTTGACCGGTCGACGCGAACAATTCCATACGCTTCGTCAATATGGAGGACTGAGCGGATTCTGTAAGCGAGAAGAGAGCGCATACGATGCCTTCAACGCCGGTCATGCGGGCACCGGTGTGTCGGCTGCCTTCGGGATGGTCGAAGCTCGGGACCAGCTGAAACAAAAACACAAGGTGGTCTGTGTCGTCGGTGACGGGGCGATGACGGCGGGTATGACACTGGAAGCGTTGCATCATGCCGGGGGACTTGGAAAGGACTTTCTCGTCATCTTGAACGACAATCAAATGTCGATCTCAAAAAACGTCGGCGCTATTTCCGCCTATTTGAGTCGGACGATCACGGGCGAATTCTATGGAAAGATGCGCGAAGAGACCGGTCAGCTATTGGGGAAAATTCCTCACATCGGCTCCGACATGCAAAAGCTCGCTCGACGTGCCGAGGAACTTGCCAAAGGCGTCATTCTTCCCGGCTTGCTTTTCGAGGAATTGGGGTTCCAGTACAGCGGTCCCATCGACGGCCATAACTTCGAGCATCTCTTGCCGACCCTTGAGAACGTTTTGAGGATGAAGGGACCGGTCCTGCTCCATATCATCACCAAGAAGGGGTTGGGATACGAGCCGGCCATGAAGAACCCGGTATGGTTCCATGCCTGTCCTCCGTTCGTCAGGGAGACGGGTGCTCCCGCAAAGAAAGCGGCTCGTCCTTCCTACACGACAATCGCGATGGATACCCTCGTCAAATTGGCTCGTGAGGACAAGCGCGTCGTCGCGATCACGGCGGCTATGTGCGAAGGGACGGGACTTACCGCATTCGAAAAAGAATTTCCGGACCGCCTCTACGACGTCGGTATCGCGGAACAGCATGCGGTGACGTTTGCGGCGGGGCTTGCCGCGCAAGGGCTGAAGCCGGTCGTGGCGATGTACGCGACCTTCTTGCAGCGGGCATACGATCAGGTCGTGCATGATGTCGCGACTCAGAATCTTCCGGTCGCCTTCTGTATTGACCGAGGAGGACTCGTTGCAGAGGACGGGACGACGCATCACGGAGCCTTCGACTATGCATATCTGCGGCATGTTCCCAACATGGTTGTCATGGCTCCCAAAGATGAAAACGAGCTGCAGCACATGATGAAAACCTGTTTAGATTTTAACGGGCCGATTTCGGTGCGCTACCCACGAGGGATAAGTCTCGGTGTAAAGATGGATTCGACTCCCCATGCCGTGCCTGTGGGAAAAGGCGAGCTGCTGAAGGACGGAACGGATGTGGCCATCATTGCGATCGGTGTGTCCGTGTGGCAGGCTGTTGAAGCAGCTGAACGGCTCGGCAAAGAAGGTGTGTCGACGGCGGTGGTGAACGGCCGATTCGTCAAGCCTCTCGATCATGACCTGATTGTCGATGTGGCAAAGCGGGTACGCTATATTGTGACGGTGGAAGAAGGCTGTAAGATCGGCGGATTTGGTTCAGCTGTGCTGGAAACCCTCTCGGAATCCGGCGTGACGGATGTGAAGACCAAGATCCTCGGCCTCCCCGATTGGTACATCGAACAGGGGCCGCAGGATCTGTTGCGCGAACGGTATGGCTTGACGGCCGAGGGCATCTACCAGAGCGTGAAAGAACTGCTCGGCAAGACCCCATCGGTACAATCTCAATTTATCGGTGCTACGCTGACCGACCATCTTCCCCATGGAGACGAACAGGGTAGCTGA
- a CDS encoding DNA-binding response regulator gives MGTSGYKKILIVEDEQDILQLVKHYLEKEGFRPITATNGFEALKKAKEEKPDLVVLDLMLPELDGLEVCKRLRSAPETAMLPILMLTAKAEESDTIVGLELGADDYVTKPFSPKALVARVKALLRRVERTPDGGPELYRHGTLTMNLARHEVRLGSHEVPLTAKEFGLLEHFLRHRGRVLTREVLLNAVWGYDYYGTTRTVDVHVRRLKQKLPLLEEAIVSVKSLGYKLKDPDVSE, from the coding sequence ATGGGGACTTCCGGTTACAAAAAAATTCTCATCGTTGAAGACGAGCAGGATATTCTGCAGCTCGTCAAACACTATTTGGAGAAAGAGGGGTTTCGGCCTATCACCGCGACGAACGGGTTCGAAGCATTGAAGAAAGCCAAAGAGGAAAAACCCGATCTGGTCGTGCTCGATCTTATGTTGCCTGAGCTGGATGGACTCGAAGTTTGCAAACGACTCCGCTCCGCTCCCGAGACCGCCATGCTTCCCATCCTCATGCTCACGGCGAAAGCGGAAGAATCAGACACGATTGTCGGACTTGAGTTGGGCGCCGACGATTATGTGACCAAGCCGTTCAGCCCCAAGGCACTGGTCGCTCGTGTCAAAGCCCTGCTGCGTCGAGTCGAGCGAACGCCGGATGGTGGGCCCGAACTGTATCGCCATGGGACGCTCACCATGAATCTTGCTCGACATGAGGTCCGCCTCGGGTCACACGAGGTGCCGTTGACCGCGAAAGAATTCGGCCTGCTCGAACACTTCCTTCGACATCGGGGGCGCGTGCTGACCCGTGAAGTGCTGCTCAACGCGGTGTGGGGCTACGACTACTACGGAACGACCAGAACGGTCGATGTGCATGTCCGCCGGTTGAAACAAAAACTGCCGCTCCTTGAAGAGGCCATCGTGTCCGTCAAATCATTGGGATATAAACTGAAAGATCCCGACGTGTCAGAATGA
- the ispH gene encoding 4-hydroxy-3-methylbut-2-enyl diphosphate reductase (catalyzes the conversion of 1-hydroxy-2-methyl-2-(E)-butenyl 4-diphosphate into isopentenyl diphosphate (IPP) and dimethylallyl diphosphate (DMAPP); functions in the nonmevalonate isoprenoid biosynthesis pathway) encodes MKIYLANPRGFCAGVDRAIDIVDLSLKKYGAPIYVRHEIVHSRHVVNSLRRKGAVFVEELNEVPEGSVVIFSAHGVAKSVWEEANRRRLHVIDATCPLVIKVHNEVNRDYTQGYELILIGHAGHPEVIGTLGQVPDKFHLVSSVEDVEKLQVDNTVNLSYVTQTTLSVDECRDIVGALHQRFPNIKGPHQEDICYATQNRQNAVKELSRLVDVILVIGSPNSSNSNRLRELGEQCGIPSYLIDSAADIDPAWLQGAKAVGIAAGASAPEILVTEVVAFLRASEPSDVEELTVIEEDVEFLLPKELVQIESSKKPVASIAG; translated from the coding sequence ATGAAGATCTATCTTGCCAATCCCCGCGGGTTTTGCGCCGGTGTCGATCGGGCGATCGATATCGTGGATCTGTCGCTCAAGAAGTACGGGGCTCCGATTTATGTCCGTCACGAAATCGTGCACAGCCGCCATGTCGTCAATTCGCTGCGGCGAAAGGGCGCGGTGTTTGTGGAAGAGTTGAACGAAGTACCGGAGGGGTCGGTCGTGATTTTCAGCGCGCACGGCGTAGCGAAGTCGGTGTGGGAAGAAGCGAATCGGCGGCGCCTGCATGTGATCGACGCCACCTGTCCGCTGGTGATCAAGGTCCATAATGAAGTGAACCGCGATTATACCCAGGGGTATGAATTGATTCTGATCGGTCACGCCGGCCATCCGGAAGTGATCGGGACTTTGGGCCAGGTGCCCGACAAGTTTCACTTGGTGTCGTCGGTCGAAGATGTGGAAAAGTTGCAGGTGGACAATACCGTCAATCTGTCGTACGTCACGCAAACCACGTTGAGTGTGGATGAATGCCGGGATATCGTCGGTGCATTGCATCAACGGTTTCCGAACATCAAAGGCCCGCACCAGGAAGATATCTGTTACGCGACGCAAAACAGGCAAAATGCCGTCAAGGAATTGTCCCGCCTGGTGGACGTCATTCTTGTCATCGGATCGCCGAACAGCTCCAATTCCAATCGTCTGCGCGAACTGGGAGAGCAGTGCGGGATCCCGTCTTATCTGATCGATTCAGCAGCCGACATCGATCCCGCGTGGCTCCAAGGAGCTAAGGCGGTCGGGATCGCGGCCGGTGCGTCGGCTCCGGAGATCTTGGTCACGGAAGTGGTGGCATTCCTAAGAGCGTCGGAACCGTCCGATGTTGAAGAACTCACGGTCATTGAGGAGGACGTTGAATTCCTCCTGCCGAAGGAACTTGTCCAGATAGAATCCTCAAAGAAGCCGGTAGCCAGCATCGCCGGTTAG
- a CDS encoding ABC transporter permease, with product MMLVRLTGRWALTHVAEMGRMLIFVVSSFAWLARPPLRGMQIVKQLHFIGYKSTFVVVLTAAFTGMVLALQGYYTLRKFGSEGLLGSAVALSMIRELGPVLAALMVTARAGSAITAEIGIMRITEQIDALDTMAVNPLQYLIAPKLVAGLIGVPLLVAIFDVVGIYGGHLVGVDLLGVNAGSYWNSIEAAVEWKDVYGGILKSISFGLIVSWVCCYKGFYTKMSAEGLGAATTEAVVLSSVLILIWDYFLTSLLL from the coding sequence ATGATGCTTGTGCGACTGACCGGCCGATGGGCGCTCACCCATGTGGCAGAGATGGGCCGGATGTTGATTTTCGTGGTGTCGTCGTTCGCGTGGCTGGCACGTCCGCCGTTGCGTGGCATGCAAATCGTCAAGCAACTCCACTTCATCGGCTACAAGTCGACATTCGTCGTCGTGCTGACAGCGGCGTTCACCGGAATGGTGCTCGCCCTCCAAGGCTACTACACGTTGCGAAAGTTCGGATCCGAGGGCTTATTAGGTTCCGCCGTGGCGCTCAGCATGATTCGCGAACTGGGGCCGGTCTTGGCCGCGCTGATGGTGACGGCGCGCGCCGGTTCCGCCATCACGGCGGAGATCGGCATCATGCGGATCACGGAACAGATCGACGCGCTCGATACCATGGCCGTCAATCCGCTCCAATATCTGATTGCGCCGAAGCTCGTGGCAGGGTTAATCGGCGTTCCGCTGCTCGTCGCGATCTTCGATGTGGTCGGGATCTACGGCGGTCATCTTGTCGGAGTGGACCTGCTCGGCGTCAATGCCGGTTCGTACTGGAATTCCATCGAGGCCGCGGTCGAATGGAAAGACGTCTACGGCGGCATTCTCAAATCCATCAGTTTTGGTCTGATCGTGAGTTGGGTGTGCTGCTATAAGGGCTTTTACACCAAAATGAGCGCCGAAGGGCTCGGCGCCGCCACGACCGAAGCGGTCGTGTTGTCATCGGTCTTGATTCTCATCTGGGACTACTTTCTGACGTCATTGTTGTTGTAG
- a CDS encoding methyltransferase — protein MNPPPNPSSILQTAFGFWGSKVLLTAVEVGLFTTLAGRRLTGAELGRELQFHPRANPDFFDALVAMKFLDRDGDGPQAKYFNTAEGIMFLDAASPRYIGGILIMLNARLFRFWNDLPEALRTGRPQNEVKHGQKGMFEELYSDLPRLEQFMGAMTGLSRINFEAFAEKFDFSEFQTLCDVGGATGLLSIEVAKRHPHLTCISFDLPVVEPITKKHIAAAGLAGRVRTASGDFFKDPLPKADIITMGMILHDWNLEKKMHLIRSAYDALPSGGALVTIEALIDDARRENVQGLLMSLNMLIEFGDAFDYSGADFRRWCGEAGFTRFEIIHLAGPSSAAVAYK, from the coding sequence ATGAACCCTCCTCCAAATCCCTCTTCCATTTTGCAAACCGCCTTTGGTTTTTGGGGCTCCAAGGTCCTGCTCACGGCCGTCGAGGTCGGTCTCTTCACGACATTGGCCGGTCGACGTCTGACCGGGGCTGAGCTGGGCAGGGAATTGCAATTCCACCCACGCGCGAATCCAGACTTTTTTGATGCCCTCGTGGCGATGAAGTTCCTTGACCGCGACGGTGACGGACCGCAGGCGAAGTATTTCAACACAGCAGAGGGAATCATGTTTCTCGATGCCGCGAGCCCCCGATACATCGGGGGCATTCTGATCATGCTCAATGCGCGACTGTTCAGATTTTGGAACGACCTGCCCGAAGCGTTGCGGACGGGACGGCCGCAGAACGAAGTCAAGCATGGGCAGAAAGGCATGTTCGAGGAACTCTATTCGGACCTGCCCAGGCTGGAACAGTTCATGGGCGCGATGACCGGCCTCTCCCGTATCAACTTTGAGGCATTCGCGGAGAAATTCGACTTCTCGGAATTCCAAACGCTCTGCGACGTCGGTGGCGCGACCGGCCTGCTCAGCATCGAAGTCGCAAAGCGCCACCCACACCTCACCTGCATCAGCTTCGATCTACCGGTCGTCGAACCGATCACCAAAAAACATATCGCCGCCGCCGGTTTGGCAGGTCGTGTACGTACGGCGTCCGGTGACTTTTTCAAGGACCCGCTGCCGAAGGCAGACATCATCACGATGGGGATGATCTTGCACGATTGGAATCTCGAGAAAAAGATGCATCTCATCCGATCGGCCTACGACGCGTTGCCGTCGGGCGGCGCGCTCGTGACGATTGAAGCCTTGATCGACGACGCCCGGCGCGAAAACGTGCAGGGTCTGCTGATGTCGCTCAACATGCTCATCGAATTCGGCGATGCGTTCGATTACTCCGGCGCCGATTTTCGCCGGTGGTGCGGCGAGGCCGGGTTCACACGATTCGAGATCATTCATCTTGCCGGACCGTCGAGCGCGGCCGTGGCATACAAATGA
- a CDS encoding squalene-hopene cyclase yields the protein MNIIKALFNRLSDSLLSTVQGRLDHASELTPVASLRLVSDKPVVLSALDSSAARRPIGHAVSQPDAVDDAIRRSQSWFFNRQHAEGYWVAELEADTTLTSEYLMLRRFLDRVDPDREAKAVQYLKTTQLPDGGWPIYYGGPAEISASVKAYFALKLSGVAADEPCMIRAKERILAMGGVLHANVFTKITLALFDQYDWEGVPHMPVELMLLPKKFYFSIYAISYWSRAVLIPLLIVFAHRPVCRIPREQGIDELYPIPRAEVRYWKYPPFNKDQAWFTPHNFFVALDAMLKLYDRMPMRVLREKALHKAACWMVDHLKGCGGLGAIYPAMANSIMALQCLGYNADDPLVVKALREIEELEVHDSTMIDDEVVSTLHLQPCFSPIWDTALLTNALIEAGVSQDHAALQKAGRYLMSRQTKTVGDWIVSSPRAEPGGWYFQFENELYPDVDDSAVVIMALSKLKIPGQETALNASILRGMRWVLAMQGSDGGWGAYDKDNNRVVFNYIPFADHKALLDPSTSDLAGRCLEMLGALGYDKTHPAAGPALAFLKKEQEEDGSWYGRWGVNYIYGTWSVLAGLRAIGEDLSASYIRRAVTWVESKQNPDGGWGESCLSYRDDVNHHGAGESTPSQTAWALMALMSAGAIDSFSVARGIQFLLRRQTRDGSWEEIAHTGTGFPRVFYLRYHWYCQYFPLWALAMYRNLRSRGKMRADELRHHIQGTDSPRSEH from the coding sequence ATGAATATCATAAAGGCGTTATTCAATCGCCTCTCTGATAGTCTGCTCTCGACCGTTCAGGGGCGACTCGATCATGCTTCTGAGCTTACCCCTGTTGCCTCGCTTCGCTTGGTTTCGGACAAACCAGTAGTTCTATCGGCATTGGATTCTTCCGCCGCCCGACGGCCTATCGGCCATGCGGTCAGCCAGCCTGATGCGGTGGATGATGCCATCAGACGGAGTCAATCGTGGTTTTTCAATCGCCAGCATGCCGAAGGGTATTGGGTTGCCGAACTGGAAGCGGACACGACTTTGACTTCCGAGTACTTGATGTTGCGTCGATTCCTGGATCGGGTCGATCCTGATCGGGAGGCGAAGGCTGTTCAATACCTTAAGACGACGCAATTGCCGGACGGTGGATGGCCCATCTATTACGGTGGTCCGGCGGAGATCAGCGCATCGGTCAAAGCATATTTTGCGCTCAAACTAAGCGGCGTGGCGGCGGACGAACCGTGTATGATCCGGGCCAAAGAGCGGATTTTGGCGATGGGCGGCGTCTTGCACGCCAACGTGTTTACGAAAATCACGCTGGCCTTGTTCGACCAGTATGATTGGGAAGGTGTCCCCCATATGCCGGTCGAACTGATGTTGTTGCCGAAAAAGTTCTACTTCAGCATCTATGCGATTTCGTATTGGTCTCGAGCCGTGTTGATTCCCCTACTCATCGTATTTGCGCACCGCCCGGTTTGCCGAATCCCACGCGAACAAGGCATCGACGAATTGTATCCAATCCCGCGAGCGGAAGTTCGGTATTGGAAATACCCTCCGTTCAATAAGGATCAGGCGTGGTTCACTCCCCACAACTTCTTCGTGGCATTGGATGCGATGCTGAAACTGTATGACCGAATGCCCATGCGGGTGTTGCGGGAAAAAGCATTGCATAAAGCTGCCTGCTGGATGGTGGATCACCTGAAAGGGTGTGGCGGGCTCGGTGCTATTTATCCGGCAATGGCCAACTCAATTATGGCGCTTCAATGCTTGGGATACAATGCCGATGATCCCCTGGTCGTCAAGGCGCTTCGTGAGATCGAAGAGTTGGAGGTCCACGATTCCACGATGATCGATGATGAGGTCGTCTCCACGCTTCATCTCCAACCTTGTTTTTCTCCGATTTGGGATACCGCGTTACTCACGAATGCTCTGATTGAGGCAGGAGTATCGCAGGATCATGCCGCCCTTCAAAAGGCGGGTCGGTATCTCATGTCCAGGCAAACCAAGACCGTGGGTGACTGGATTGTCTCTTCGCCGAGGGCAGAACCGGGTGGGTGGTATTTTCAGTTTGAGAACGAGTTGTACCCGGATGTGGATGACTCTGCCGTGGTGATCATGGCACTCTCCAAATTGAAGATCCCTGGTCAGGAGACTGCACTGAACGCGTCTATTCTGCGTGGGATGCGATGGGTCTTGGCGATGCAGGGGTCCGACGGCGGATGGGGGGCTTACGATAAGGACAATAACCGGGTTGTTTTCAACTATATTCCGTTCGCCGATCACAAGGCGCTGTTAGACCCCAGTACTTCCGATCTGGCCGGGCGGTGTCTGGAGATGCTCGGCGCCTTGGGATATGACAAGACTCATCCAGCCGCCGGACCGGCCTTGGCCTTTCTGAAGAAGGAACAGGAGGAAGACGGTAGTTGGTACGGACGCTGGGGTGTCAATTATATCTATGGAACGTGGTCCGTGTTGGCGGGACTCAGGGCGATCGGTGAAGATCTCTCGGCGTCGTACATTCGTCGGGCGGTCACCTGGGTGGAATCGAAACAGAATCCCGACGGGGGATGGGGCGAGTCGTGTCTCTCTTACAGAGACGATGTGAATCATCACGGTGCGGGAGAGAGCACGCCGTCGCAAACTGCATGGGCGTTGATGGCTCTGATGTCGGCCGGAGCGATTGATTCCTTCAGCGTCGCACGCGGCATACAATTCCTCCTTCGCCGCCAAACGAGGGATGGTTCATGGGAGGAAATCGCTCATACCGGCACCGGGTTTCCGCGTGTGTTTTATCTCCGGTATCATTGGTATTGCCAATACTTCCCGCTATGGGCTCTGGCGATGTACCGGAATCTTCGCTCCCGTGGGAAGATGCGGGCCGACGAACTTCGCCATCATATTCAAGGAACTGACTCGCCCCGGTCCGAGCATTGA
- a CDS encoding ABC transporter ATP-binding protein, translated as MLKLVGLTKTLGGQPVLQGLDLVIPEGKLTTIIGRSGEGKSVLLKHMIGLLQPDSGEVWIDGVEISRLRGNALNEVRKRFAMLFQGAALFDSLTVFENVAFPLRERLRMKGPDVTDRVNEKLEQVGLAGMGHKFPAELSGGMRKRAGLARALVMQPEIILFDEPTTGLDPLMAKSIHDLITSMQRKFRFTAVMVSHEIPEIFGISDYVAMLKRGKIAVMAEPAEFQRTTDPEIREFISVGGTVALSHGGFRG; from the coding sequence ATGCTGAAGCTTGTGGGTCTCACGAAGACGTTGGGCGGTCAGCCGGTCTTGCAAGGCCTTGATCTCGTCATCCCTGAAGGAAAACTGACGACCATCATCGGTCGCAGTGGTGAGGGCAAGAGCGTGCTGCTGAAGCACATGATCGGCCTTCTCCAACCGGATTCAGGGGAAGTGTGGATCGATGGGGTCGAGATTTCGCGACTCCGCGGCAATGCACTCAACGAAGTGCGAAAGCGGTTCGCGATGTTGTTTCAAGGGGCGGCGCTGTTCGATTCGCTGACGGTGTTCGAAAATGTGGCCTTTCCGCTCAGAGAACGACTTCGAATGAAAGGGCCGGATGTCACTGACCGCGTGAACGAAAAACTGGAGCAGGTGGGTTTGGCCGGCATGGGGCATAAATTCCCCGCGGAACTCAGCGGAGGCATGCGCAAACGCGCCGGGTTGGCACGCGCATTGGTGATGCAACCGGAGATCATTTTGTTCGACGAGCCGACGACAGGTCTCGATCCCCTCATGGCCAAGTCGATTCATGATCTCATCACGAGCATGCAGCGGAAGTTCAGATTTACCGCCGTGATGGTGAGTCACGAAATTCCGGAGATATTCGGGATTTCGGACTATGTCGCCATGTTAAAACGCGGAAAAATAGCCGTGATGGCCGAGCCGGCTGAGTTTCAACGGACGACCGATCCCGAAATCAGAGAATTCATTTCAGTCGGCGGGACGGTGGCGCTGTCCCACGGCGGTTTTCGCGGGTAG